A segment of the Mangrovimonas sp. YM274 genome:
GTGGTTTCGGTGGTGGCCATCATTGCTACCGTTGGGGTGTACGGTATTGTGGCCTTGATTGTGAGAATGGATGATTTTGGTTTGAAATTGATTTCCTTGAGTGAAGGAGAAACCAATATGACCTATCATATGGGGCGTGGTTTGGTAAAGGCCTTGCCGCTTGTAGTTAAGGGCCTTTCCTTTGTTGGAACTTTAGCGCTATTATTGGTGTCTGGAGGGATTTTTGCCCATAACATCGACTGGTTCCATGAGCATCATGTGTTGGCATCTTGGCCAAGTCTGATCCGTGAATTTTTATTTGGGCTTAGTATTGGGGCCTTAGTCCTTTTGCTAGTGCTACTATTTAAACGCTTGTTTAAGAAAAAATAGAAATTAGAATTCCAATTTCTTTTTACGCAGCTCGAAGTTCTGCCCTAAGTATACTTTACGTACCATTTCATCGGCGGCTAATTCTTCTGGTTCTCCAGCTTTAAGTATGCTTCCTTCAAACATTAAATAGGTGCGGTCTGTAATGGCTAAAGTTTCCTGTACGTTATGGTCTGTAATAAGGATTCCAATATTCTTTTTGGTTAATTGGGCCACAATACGCTGAATGTCTTCAACAGCCACTGGGTCTACCCCTGCAAAGGGTTCATCCAATAGAATGAAATTAGGATTTGTGGCCAAGGCTCTTGCAATTTCGGTACGGCGGCGTTCCCCTCCAGAGAGCAGGTCACCACGGTTTTTACGGATATGCCCCAAACTGAATTCTTCAATAAGCGATTCCATTTTATGCAATTGTTCCTTTTTGCTCATTTTGGTCAATTGCAGTACGCTTAAGATGTTTTCCTCAATACTCAATTTGCGAAATACAGAGGCTTCCTGTGCCAAATATCCAATCCCATTTTGAGCTCTTTTGTACATAGGGTAGTGGGTAATTTCAGTATTTTCTAAATAAATGGAGCCTCCATTAGGTTTGATAAGCCCAACAATCATATAAAAGGAAGTGGTTTTACCAGCACCGTTAGGTCCTAATAATCCAACAATTTCCCCTTGGTTAACTTCCAAGGAAACATCTTTTACGACCTTACGTCCACTATAGGACTTCATTAAATGTTCGGCTCTTAACTTCACAGATTTTATTTTGAGTAATGGTTGCTATAACGGCAAACTTACAATTTTTATTTTATTCTCAATGGGCGCACTAAGTGCTGCCATAGGAGGTGCCTATGACTTTAAAAAAAGGGGATTTTTATTCCTGATTTTCCAGAGCTTCCCAAAATTCATAGGCGCGGCGTAAATGTGGTATGACAATCGTACCACCAACCAAAGTGGCAATGCCTAAAGCTTCACTGACTTCTTCTTTACTTAAACCTTCTTGATAAGCCGTTTGCAAATGGTATTTTATGCAGTCGTCGCAGCGCAACACGGCCGAGGCTACCAAGCCTAAAAGTTCTTTGGTTTTCACATCTAAAGCCCCCTCTGCATAGGCATT
Coding sequences within it:
- the lptB gene encoding LPS export ABC transporter ATP-binding protein, whose amino-acid sequence is MKLRAEHLMKSYSGRKVVKDVSLEVNQGEIVGLLGPNGAGKTTSFYMIVGLIKPNGGSIYLENTEITHYPMYKRAQNGIGYLAQEASVFRKLSIEENILSVLQLTKMSKKEQLHKMESLIEEFSLGHIRKNRGDLLSGGERRRTEIARALATNPNFILLDEPFAGVDPVAVEDIQRIVAQLTKKNIGILITDHNVQETLAITDRTYLMFEGSILKAGEPEELAADEMVRKVYLGQNFELRKKKLEF
- a CDS encoding carboxymuconolactone decarboxylase family protein, whose product is MADLVNEFNDYRSRMNDKILADNNKVIKRIFNLDTNAYAEGALDVKTKELLGLVASAVLRCDDCIKYHLQTAYQEGLSKEEVSEALGIATLVGGTIVIPHLRRAYEFWEALENQE